A single Ignavibacteriales bacterium DNA region contains:
- a CDS encoding glycosyltransferase family 2 protein produces the protein MDDEIGKISMKISDALTITMPVYERKDFFEKALLSILHQTVKCHIIVVDNCSSHNFFKETCEKYNVEYHRNESNIGLFPNWNKCMSLTRTKYSMIFQDDNILEATFVEEFIKTLNNYPNLDFYFTDFSLFDLANNNVSSHKHIYPFGYCENGMKIIEYGIRYKLGIPYAFIVNKSKFTEYYTAFHASNDWLWVYEKIKELSVFGEQKKLLRYGTHLEQDSKNINTHIHCMLSIAYIYDKVLAGYFENGSELSDMAKNNGRATLWYFLGIIPKKKAIEILSTNNIYSEFLKSKLSSEFVLRVFMLLPLFLRTFLFRSFRKIGIVGTV, from the coding sequence TTGGATGATGAAATTGGAAAAATCAGTATGAAAATTTCCGATGCTTTAACAATTACAATGCCTGTTTATGAAAGGAAGGATTTCTTTGAAAAGGCACTCTTATCAATCCTCCATCAGACAGTAAAATGCCATATAATTGTAGTTGATAACTGTTCTTCTCATAATTTCTTTAAAGAAACATGTGAAAAATATAATGTAGAATATCATAGGAATGAATCGAATATCGGACTGTTTCCCAATTGGAACAAATGTATGTCCTTGACCAGAACAAAATATTCAATGATTTTTCAAGATGATAACATTTTGGAAGCCACATTTGTGGAAGAGTTTATTAAGACCCTTAACAATTATCCGAATTTAGATTTCTATTTCACTGATTTTTCCTTATTTGATTTAGCAAATAATAATGTATCATCTCATAAGCATATATATCCTTTTGGATATTGTGAAAATGGAATGAAGATAATTGAATATGGAATAAGATATAAGTTAGGTATTCCGTATGCTTTTATAGTTAATAAAAGCAAGTTTACAGAATATTACACAGCATTTCATGCTTCGAACGACTGGTTATGGGTTTATGAAAAGATTAAAGAACTTTCTGTGTTTGGAGAACAAAAAAAACTTCTCCGGTATGGAACTCATTTGGAACAAGATTCAAAAAACATAAACACTCACATTCATTGTATGCTTTCAATCGCTTATATCTATGACAAAGTTCTTGCAGGTTACTTTGAAAACGGCTCTGAATTATCTGATATGGCTAAGAATAACGGAAGAGCTACATTATGGTATTTTTTGGGAATAATTCCTAAAAAGAAAGCGATAGAGATCTTATCAACAAATAATATTTATTCGGAATTTTTGAAGTCAAAACTTTCGTCAGAGTTTGTATTGCGTGTGTTTATGTTGTTGCCATTATTTCTAAGAACTTTTTTGTTCCGCAGTTTTAGAAAAATTGGAATAGTTGGGACGGTTTAA
- a CDS encoding GDP-mannose 4,6-dehydratase, with amino-acid sequence MRYLITGGCGFVGTNLASEILRRGEELFIMDNLFRVGSANNLKVLRNEGSFEYFHADIRSYNDVESVIKNSKPDVIFHLAGQVAMTTSLENPRQDFEINVIGGHNLLECVRKFAPSTIVLYSSTNKVYGDLNHLEFLETETRYICNQYPDGFNENLPLCFESPYGCSKGAVDQYMLDYARMFDLNTVVFRHSSIYGSNQNSTIDQGWVGWFVKNALEISNKSQTEPFSISGNGKQVRDVLHADDLIECYFKAIKNIETTRGNAYNIGGGFQNSLSLIELFNVLEEILSIKMHYHELDWRQSDQKIFIANIKKAKSHFGWEPTVSYREGIIKTKNWMMKLEKSV; translated from the coding sequence TTGCGTTATCTAATAACCGGTGGCTGTGGATTTGTTGGTACTAACTTAGCCAGTGAAATACTTAGGCGTGGTGAAGAGTTATTCATAATGGACAATTTGTTTAGGGTTGGTTCAGCTAACAATCTTAAAGTATTGCGAAATGAAGGTAGCTTTGAATATTTTCATGCCGATATCAGATCTTATAATGATGTCGAAAGTGTAATTAAGAATTCAAAACCAGACGTTATCTTTCATTTAGCGGGTCAGGTTGCAATGACAACCTCCTTAGAAAATCCAAGACAAGATTTTGAAATTAATGTTATTGGAGGACATAATCTACTTGAGTGTGTTAGGAAGTTTGCGCCAAGTACAATTGTCCTATATTCATCAACAAATAAAGTTTACGGTGATCTAAATCACTTAGAATTTCTTGAAACTGAAACAAGATATATATGTAATCAGTATCCTGATGGATTTAATGAAAACTTGCCATTATGTTTTGAGTCGCCTTATGGATGTTCAAAAGGAGCAGTTGATCAGTATATGTTAGATTACGCAAGAATGTTTGATTTAAATACTGTGGTCTTTAGGCATTCTTCAATCTATGGGTCCAATCAGAACTCCACAATTGACCAGGGTTGGGTTGGTTGGTTTGTAAAAAACGCACTTGAAATATCAAATAAATCCCAAACTGAGCCCTTTAGTATATCGGGAAATGGGAAACAGGTTAGGGATGTCTTACATGCGGACGATTTGATTGAGTGTTACTTTAAGGCTATTAAAAATATTGAAACTACTCGAGGTAATGCCTACAACATTGGCGGCGGGTTTCAGAATAGTCTTTCCCTTATTGAACTCTTTAATGTGCTTGAGGAGATTCTCTCTATTAAGATGCATTATCATGAGTTAGATTGGAGACAGAGTGATCAAAAAATCTTTATTGCGAATATCAAAAAAGCTAAGAGTCATTTTGGTTGGGAGCCTACTGTAAGTTATAGAGAGGGTATTATTAAAACAAAAAATTGGATGATGAAATTGGAAAAATCAGTATGA